The following coding sequences are from one Granulicella sp. L56 window:
- the glgX gene encoding glycogen debranching protein GlgX, with product MWVEIVRKKMKMGSPYPLGASVTATGVNFSVFSYHATRAELLLFDTEDAAQPSRIIDLVPGRNRTSHYWHTHLPGIKAGQLYGYRMSGPYAPDLGHRFDPEKLLLDPYARAISLKNYQRGAATQSGDNVEAAAKSMVADLSGYDWEGDQPLDHPFSSTVLYEVHVGGFTRNPNSGVAEQKRGTYAGLIERIPYLKALGITAVELMPVFQFDAQDAPTGLENYWGYSPMSFFAPHGGYSSSGDPLGCLDEFRDMVKALHKAGIEVILDVVYNHTAEGGGAGPTFSLKGLDNRLYYLLSGDFSQYADYTGTGNTLNTNFVVLRRMIGDSLRYWVSEMHIDGFRFDLAAVLTRDEHGRSVPDAPLLWEIDSEPILAGRKLIAEAWDAGGLYLVGSFAGDRWKEWNGRFRDDVRRFLKSDRDTVFNLRQRLLGSPDIYTKRNQPPGQSINFVTCHDGFTLNDLVSFNGKQNEANRENSRDGASVNDSWNCGVEGPTDDPAVERLRARQIRNALTLNLLSVGTPMLLMGDEVRRTQLGNNNAYCQNNEMSWFDWNLCQKHADIHRFVQLLIQLRLRFASDRSGNFLSLSDFIERAKIQWNGVHLWAPDLSGDSHSLAATAYIENEGGFHLMVNAYWKPLSFTLPPRPDGCGSWRRLIDTFQDTPLDFLEREVETNDHTAYTVQSRSIVLMTTGRCGSETSLKL from the coding sequence GTGTGGGTGGAGATTGTGAGAAAGAAAATGAAGATGGGGAGCCCATATCCACTGGGTGCAAGCGTCACAGCAACAGGCGTCAACTTCAGCGTGTTCTCATACCATGCGACTCGTGCCGAATTGCTGCTCTTCGACACTGAGGATGCAGCACAGCCAAGCCGTATCATCGATCTCGTTCCCGGGAGGAACCGCACCTCGCACTACTGGCATACTCACTTGCCGGGGATAAAGGCAGGCCAACTATATGGCTACAGGATGAGCGGGCCCTATGCTCCCGATCTGGGTCACCGTTTCGATCCTGAGAAACTACTTCTCGATCCCTATGCCAGGGCGATCTCCTTGAAGAACTATCAACGTGGTGCCGCCACTCAATCCGGTGACAACGTAGAAGCAGCCGCGAAAAGCATGGTCGCAGATCTCAGCGGGTATGACTGGGAGGGCGATCAGCCTCTTGATCACCCGTTCTCCAGCACCGTCCTCTATGAGGTGCACGTTGGCGGATTCACGCGGAATCCAAACTCTGGCGTTGCCGAACAGAAGCGAGGCACATATGCGGGGTTGATCGAACGGATCCCGTACCTGAAGGCCCTGGGGATCACCGCGGTGGAGTTGATGCCTGTTTTCCAGTTCGACGCACAGGATGCGCCGACAGGCCTAGAAAACTATTGGGGCTATAGTCCTATGTCCTTCTTTGCACCCCATGGCGGCTACTCCTCCAGCGGTGACCCATTGGGATGCCTCGACGAGTTCCGTGACATGGTGAAAGCACTTCACAAGGCCGGTATTGAGGTTATTCTCGACGTCGTTTACAACCACACTGCTGAAGGTGGTGGCGCGGGACCTACCTTTTCATTGAAAGGGCTGGATAATCGGCTCTACTACCTTCTATCGGGTGATTTCTCGCAATACGCGGACTACACCGGCACAGGCAATACGCTCAACACGAACTTTGTGGTTCTACGACGGATGATTGGCGACAGTCTTCGATACTGGGTTTCCGAGATGCATATCGATGGCTTTCGATTCGATCTTGCTGCGGTGCTCACCCGTGACGAACATGGCAGATCGGTTCCTGACGCGCCTCTTCTCTGGGAGATTGATTCCGAACCCATACTTGCGGGTAGGAAGTTGATAGCAGAGGCGTGGGATGCAGGCGGTCTCTACCTGGTCGGGTCCTTCGCAGGAGACCGGTGGAAGGAATGGAATGGACGTTTTCGCGACGATGTTCGACGCTTTCTCAAGTCCGATCGAGACACAGTCTTCAATCTTAGACAGAGGCTGCTTGGAAGTCCGGATATTTATACGAAAAGAAACCAGCCTCCTGGACAGAGTATTAATTTCGTGACATGTCATGACGGTTTCACTCTCAATGACCTTGTATCGTTCAATGGAAAACAGAATGAAGCGAATCGGGAGAATAGCCGCGATGGGGCCTCAGTAAATGACTCTTGGAACTGCGGGGTAGAAGGTCCTACCGATGATCCGGCGGTCGAGCGCCTTCGAGCGCGCCAGATCCGCAACGCCCTGACGCTCAACCTGCTTTCGGTTGGTACTCCGATGCTGTTGATGGGAGATGAAGTCAGGAGGACGCAGCTTGGCAATAACAACGCGTATTGCCAGAACAATGAGATGAGTTGGTTCGACTGGAACCTCTGCCAAAAGCATGCCGATATTCATAGGTTCGTTCAACTCCTGATCCAATTGCGGCTGCGTTTTGCTTCGGATCGGAGCGGGAATTTCCTGTCACTCTCGGACTTCATTGAGCGAGCGAAGATCCAGTGGAACGGGGTGCACCTGTGGGCGCCTGATCTTTCGGGTGACTCTCACAGCCTCGCAGCCACCGCCTATATTGAGAATGAAGGTGGGTTCCACTTGATGGTCAACGCATATTGGAAGCCACTGAGCTTCACTCTGCCTCCTCGTCCAGATGGTTGTGGATCGTGGCGTCGGCTCATCGATACATTTCAGGACACACCGTTAGATTTTTTGGAGCGAGAAGTTGAGACGAACGATCACACCGCATACACCGTTCAATCCCGGTCAATCGTGCTGATGACGACCGGACGATGTGGGAGTGAAACTTCTCTTAAGTTGTAA
- a CDS encoding class II fructose-bisphosphate aldolase, giving the protein MHSLSQLLEQSQASGVAIGHFNVSDIVLLKAVVSSALELQVPVMVGVSEGERQFIGTRQIAALVYSLREEYDLPIFLNADHAHLLESAVEAARCGFHAITFDRSELPFEQNISETRKAIETLKSINPDIIVEGEIGEIGTGSEIHEEDSRQAGSLTTPAEAQQYVDLTGVDVLAPAVGNRHGLTKSMVSGTTKKRLDVALIARIKNTVRIPLTLHGGSGTDDDDLRNAISAGITIVHINTELRVAWRRGLEEGLSKDIYQVVPYKILSRAVELVSQVAHSRLQLFNSPPPLL; this is encoded by the coding sequence ATGCACTCCTTATCACAACTGCTGGAGCAATCGCAGGCATCCGGAGTGGCGATCGGGCACTTCAATGTTTCCGATATTGTTTTGTTGAAGGCCGTGGTTTCGTCCGCGCTGGAGTTGCAGGTGCCGGTGATGGTCGGAGTGTCAGAAGGTGAACGGCAATTTATTGGAACTCGCCAGATAGCCGCACTCGTTTACAGTCTGCGTGAGGAATACGATCTCCCGATCTTTCTCAACGCAGATCACGCACACTTGCTGGAGAGCGCCGTTGAAGCGGCAAGGTGCGGTTTCCACGCCATTACGTTCGATCGCTCTGAGTTGCCGTTTGAACAGAACATTTCCGAGACTCGGAAGGCAATCGAAACTCTCAAGTCAATCAATCCGGACATCATTGTCGAAGGAGAGATCGGAGAAATCGGAACCGGTTCCGAGATCCACGAAGAAGATTCTCGCCAGGCAGGCAGTCTCACCACTCCTGCGGAAGCACAGCAGTATGTTGATCTAACCGGCGTCGACGTACTGGCTCCAGCTGTGGGCAATAGACATGGACTAACGAAGAGCATGGTATCGGGAACGACGAAGAAGCGCTTGGACGTAGCTTTGATTGCTCGAATTAAGAATACGGTCAGAATTCCACTAACCCTGCATGGTGGATCTGGGACTGACGATGACGATTTGCGAAATGCCATTAGCGCGGGTATCACCATCGTTCACATCAACACAGAACTGCGAGTCGCGTGGAGACGTGGATTAGAGGAGGGCCTGTCTAAAGATATTTATCAGGTGGTCCCTTACAAAATTCTTTCCCGTGCCGTGGAGTTAGTCAGCCAGGTAGCCCACTCGAGGTTGCAGCTGTTCAACAGTCCACCACCCCTACTCTAG
- a CDS encoding N-acyl homoserine lactonase family protein — MTANVKHILVAAFLTLTAAISEPRISAAANQQPRSGVDRLYVIDCGDGKGPDESRWTPGANLGTPVSFPDHCYLIHHTQGWFLWDTGVDDAVAKLPNHELVLHEWGPGTGPIWGKPITLAAQLEQIHVKPSDIKLMAVSHSHPDHAGNIEMFLNTMLLVQRVEYEWAGSRQDTVAFNKKHPVKLIDGDYDIFGDGSLVLLSTPGHTPGHQSLLVRLPKTGPVILSGDVAHFETSFEHRYVPSNNWSKQASLQSMDKIAAIMLKEHAQLWINHDQPQSDRQRKLPAYYE; from the coding sequence ATGACAGCGAACGTTAAGCATATCTTGGTAGCTGCGTTCTTGACGCTTACGGCAGCTATTTCTGAGCCGCGGATTTCCGCAGCCGCGAATCAGCAACCCAGATCTGGGGTAGACCGCCTTTACGTGATCGATTGCGGCGACGGCAAGGGGCCGGATGAATCACGTTGGACGCCGGGAGCTAATCTTGGAACCCCGGTCAGTTTCCCCGACCACTGCTATCTCATTCACCACACTCAAGGGTGGTTCCTATGGGACACAGGCGTTGATGATGCTGTGGCAAAACTGCCGAATCATGAACTGGTGCTGCACGAATGGGGGCCCGGTACTGGGCCTATCTGGGGCAAACCGATCACGCTTGCGGCCCAGCTTGAACAGATACATGTTAAGCCCTCTGACATCAAGCTGATGGCCGTGTCACATAGTCATCCTGACCACGCGGGTAACATCGAAATGTTTCTCAACACGATGCTGTTGGTGCAAAGAGTCGAATATGAATGGGCTGGGAGCCGCCAGGATACCGTCGCCTTTAACAAAAAGCATCCAGTGAAGCTTATTGATGGCGACTACGATATCTTTGGCGACGGGAGCCTCGTGCTTCTCTCTACGCCTGGACACACGCCCGGCCATCAATCTCTGCTCGTGAGACTTCCTAAAACCGGACCGGTCATTCTTAGCGGCGATGTTGCGCATTTCGAGACAAGCTTTGAACATCGCTATGTACCAAGCAATAATTGGAGCAAGCAGGCTTCGCTCCAGTCCATGGACAAGATAGCAGCGATCATGCTGAAAGAACATGCGCAGCTCTGGATTAATCACGACCAGCCACAAAGCGACAGGCAAAGGAAGTTGCCGGCCTATTACGAATGA
- the egtD gene encoding L-histidine N(alpha)-methyltransferase, translated as MPTLSPVFEPEQRPFIEAQTELIRDVQDGLCSRPRSLKPWMFYDELGSRLFEQITTLPEYYPTRTERMLLESRADAIVASVCDGSQPLRIVELGAGSASKTCLLLAAAARRLVDIVFMPLDVSAGALEMACDNIESAFPRVTIEPRVVNYVESPPELEQFDGSTLALYLGTSIGNFTPRESQTILHNLGCQLGPRDAFLLGTDLVKDASTLVSAYDDNEGVTGAFNLNILNRLNRELDADFDLDGFRHCARWNPIESRIEMHLESIRIQTAKIPLAGLELDFTKGETIHTENSYKFTDAMLSTLLSHSGFQIETTWKDSRHWYALTLSRIVNGLNAMDRPIDCWSESGTVSPS; from the coding sequence ATGCCTACTCTTTCTCCTGTATTTGAACCAGAGCAGCGGCCCTTTATCGAAGCACAGACAGAATTGATACGAGATGTCCAGGATGGTCTTTGTTCACGGCCTCGTTCGCTCAAACCGTGGATGTTTTATGACGAGTTGGGATCTCGTCTATTTGAGCAAATTACGACATTACCGGAATACTACCCTACCCGCACTGAACGCATGCTACTTGAAAGTCGCGCCGATGCAATTGTCGCGTCTGTGTGTGACGGTTCACAGCCATTGCGTATCGTCGAACTCGGCGCGGGCTCAGCATCAAAAACTTGCTTGTTGCTTGCTGCCGCCGCAAGAAGACTGGTCGACATAGTTTTCATGCCTCTGGACGTATCTGCCGGTGCTCTAGAGATGGCGTGCGACAACATTGAGAGCGCGTTTCCACGAGTAACCATTGAGCCGCGCGTCGTGAATTACGTGGAAAGCCCGCCAGAACTCGAGCAATTCGATGGCTCTACTCTCGCGCTCTACCTTGGAACCAGCATTGGGAATTTCACGCCGAGGGAGTCGCAAACAATTCTCCACAATCTTGGCTGTCAATTAGGTCCCAGAGATGCATTTCTATTGGGAACTGATCTTGTGAAAGACGCGTCCACGCTGGTCTCGGCCTATGACGACAACGAAGGCGTCACCGGTGCCTTCAACTTGAACATCTTGAATCGTCTCAACAGAGAACTCGATGCAGATTTTGATCTTGATGGGTTTCGACATTGTGCGCGCTGGAATCCGATCGAATCGCGAATTGAAATGCATCTCGAAAGCATACGTATCCAAACCGCCAAGATTCCTCTAGCTGGACTTGAGCTCGATTTTACGAAGGGTGAGACTATCCATACGGAGAACAGTTACAAATTTACCGACGCGATGCTCAGTACCCTTCTTTCTCACTCGGGCTTTCAGATAGAAACGACGTGGAAGGATTCACGCCATTGGTATGCACTAACGCTCAGCCGAATTGTGAACGGGCTGAATGCAATGGATCGTCCGATTGATTGCTGGAGCGAGTCTGGGACAGTCAGTCCATCGTAG
- the egtB gene encoding ergothioneine biosynthesis protein EgtB, translating to MPSDRRKPHDPGAPGSSDLAASSLHSRYRSVRSMTRRLAATLSAEDQMVQSCTDASPVKWHQAHTTWFFETFVLRPYLLGYKPFREDFHHLFNSYYLSLGDEIPEKKLRSSFSRPSLEEVVAFRAHVDREMERLFKQPINEEVTRRVILGLSHEQQHQELALTDIKHAFFSNPLRPAYQANTLAKERADQVPALQWLSYSGGLREIGHSPDRDNPLDFCFDNEAPRHWVYLQPFRIASRKVTCREYLDFMSDEGYNRPDLWLSDGWETVKQSKWHAPLYWERDPSDSTGWRIFTLRGWYGLSDQFDTAVCHVSFFEADAFAKWSSCRLPTEIEWEALASQELVRGNFLESGRLHPSVLNGAEGVEQLFGDCWEWTASAYTGYPGYKPLRGTLGEYNAKFMSAQMILRGGSCVTPADHMRATYRNFFSPATRWQFSGIRLAN from the coding sequence ATTCCAAGCGATCGGAGAAAACCTCATGATCCCGGAGCACCCGGGAGCTCCGATCTTGCTGCTTCCTCTCTTCACTCAAGATATCGGTCTGTGAGATCGATGACGCGTCGTCTGGCTGCGACATTATCCGCTGAGGATCAGATGGTTCAGTCATGTACTGATGCCAGTCCAGTGAAGTGGCATCAAGCGCATACGACATGGTTCTTCGAGACGTTTGTGCTGCGACCGTACCTTCTAGGCTACAAACCGTTCCGTGAAGATTTCCATCATCTCTTCAACAGTTATTACCTGTCTCTAGGAGACGAAATTCCCGAAAAAAAGCTTAGATCGTCCTTCTCTCGTCCATCACTTGAAGAGGTTGTAGCCTTTCGGGCGCATGTAGATCGGGAGATGGAGAGACTCTTTAAGCAGCCCATCAATGAAGAGGTGACTCGACGCGTCATCCTGGGCCTGAGCCATGAGCAACAGCATCAGGAACTAGCATTAACCGACATCAAGCATGCATTCTTCTCGAATCCTCTCCGTCCGGCCTACCAGGCCAATACGCTGGCGAAAGAGCGTGCTGATCAAGTTCCGGCTCTGCAATGGCTCAGCTACAGTGGTGGGCTTAGGGAGATTGGCCATTCGCCGGACCGCGACAACCCTTTGGACTTTTGCTTTGACAATGAAGCTCCGCGTCATTGGGTCTACCTGCAGCCATTCAGGATCGCAAGCCGCAAGGTAACGTGTCGCGAGTATCTCGATTTCATGTCCGATGAGGGATATAACCGACCCGATCTGTGGTTATCGGACGGCTGGGAGACTGTGAAGCAATCGAAGTGGCACGCGCCGCTTTATTGGGAACGGGACCCGAGCGATAGCACCGGTTGGAGAATCTTTACTCTTAGGGGGTGGTATGGACTTTCGGATCAATTCGACACTGCAGTTTGTCACGTCAGTTTCTTCGAGGCCGACGCCTTTGCCAAGTGGAGTTCCTGTCGACTTCCCACCGAAATCGAATGGGAAGCGCTCGCGAGTCAGGAACTCGTACGAGGTAATTTTCTCGAGTCAGGCAGACTTCATCCGTCAGTGTTGAATGGCGCGGAGGGCGTCGAGCAATTATTCGGTGACTGTTGGGAATGGACGGCCAGCGCTTATACAGGCTATCCAGGATACAAACCTCTCCGAGGCACATTGGGCGAATACAACGCCAAGTTCATGTCTGCACAGATGATTCTGCGAGGTGGCTCGTGCGTCACACCCGCGGATCACATGCGCGCAACCTATCGAAACTTCTTTTCTCCCGCGACACGATGGCAGTTCAGCGGAATACGCCTAGCAAACTAA
- a CDS encoding YceI family protein, which produces MSSTTNISTWNLDAGHSAAGFKVRHMMISHSKGEFSGLSGVLQLDEVDYTHSTVEASIPVSTLRTGDDSRDEHLKNADFFDVERFPTMTFESTSMRSTGARNYAVTGDLTIHGVTKSVTLTVEDVSQPSKDPWGNWRIGLSASAKINRKDFGLTWNSALESGGVLVGDEVTLTLDVQFVQG; this is translated from the coding sequence ATGAGTTCAACTACTAATATTTCGACGTGGAACCTCGATGCTGGCCATTCGGCCGCCGGCTTTAAGGTGAGACATATGATGATCTCCCATTCGAAGGGTGAGTTCTCAGGCCTCTCAGGTGTGTTGCAGCTAGACGAGGTTGATTACACTCATTCGACAGTTGAGGCTTCGATTCCAGTCTCTACGCTGAGAACCGGTGATGACAGTCGCGATGAGCATCTGAAAAACGCAGATTTTTTTGATGTCGAGAGGTTTCCCACGATGACATTTGAGTCCACCAGCATGAGGTCTACCGGCGCCCGCAATTATGCGGTAACCGGCGATCTGACCATCCACGGTGTTACAAAGTCCGTGACACTGACCGTTGAAGATGTCAGCCAGCCTTCTAAAGACCCTTGGGGTAACTGGCGCATCGGTCTATCCGCCTCCGCTAAGATCAATCGCAAAGACTTCGGGCTAACCTGGAACTCCGCGTTGGAGTCGGGAGGGGTGCTGGTAGGTGACGAAGTGACCCTCACACTCGATGTGCAATTCGTTCAGGGATAA
- a CDS encoding carbohydrate porin, whose product MDNGTDIIRQLHGNIQRHLRRILCFFVIFASTSLAAHGQDTQQQLQQLKEQLKATTKEFEQRISTLEQQLEKERVANQQKDTTAEQAQTIEELTKPTIAQIVQKPGKPLFVESNQVGAKFQGQLPSEPTYDLLRDADQKIAKLQERESSFEFHGYFRSGFGLNSKGGQQVAFEAPGAQAKYRLGNEADSYAELIFVNNWVKPEPNSDRAWFRSEFLIEANTSNSEDFADSSSGVGSDQYRVREAFVQTGNIFGSQPNAKFWAGERYYRRQHIDSDDFFPLDMSGYGGDVEDLDLKFGKAAVAFIGVARPDVITQNDNLATSHIDARVYDINGPLGSWGVWFDYATTKGGQMTAGSVPGSSDVTNIPSTSGYAYGIRHQRLEWHGGYHTFLIQYGTGAASNFSGHGIGTTIPTPSLDTARSRQFLATEQIVLQPNDKFAVMPNVLFQRMRNLNTQNQWQQWISFGVRPQVFLTKHLSLTGDCGFDHTNLPGAYDGWLRKCTFAPQIDPDRKFFGRPVLRAFVTYANWSKTFRGLVGGVPFQNQTSGFTYGLQVEHWW is encoded by the coding sequence ATGGACAATGGCACGGATATCATTCGACAACTCCATGGAAATATACAGCGACATCTTCGACGGATTCTGTGTTTCTTCGTGATCTTTGCGAGCACATCGTTAGCAGCACACGGTCAGGATACGCAACAACAACTGCAGCAACTCAAAGAACAATTGAAAGCGACTACGAAGGAGTTTGAGCAAAGAATTTCCACGCTGGAGCAACAACTGGAGAAGGAGAGGGTCGCCAACCAGCAAAAAGATACGACGGCCGAACAGGCACAAACGATAGAGGAGCTGACAAAACCGACAATTGCGCAAATTGTTCAAAAACCTGGAAAGCCCCTATTTGTCGAATCAAATCAAGTCGGTGCTAAATTTCAAGGGCAACTACCTTCAGAACCCACGTACGACTTGCTTAGAGATGCGGACCAGAAAATCGCTAAATTGCAGGAACGTGAGAGTTCTTTTGAGTTTCACGGATATTTTCGTTCAGGCTTTGGATTGAACAGTAAGGGTGGTCAACAGGTGGCATTCGAAGCACCAGGGGCACAAGCCAAGTACCGTTTGGGAAACGAAGCTGATTCTTATGCAGAATTGATCTTTGTCAATAATTGGGTGAAGCCAGAGCCAAATTCGGATAGGGCTTGGTTCAGGAGTGAGTTCTTGATTGAAGCCAACACTTCCAATTCTGAAGACTTTGCCGATTCATCGAGCGGGGTCGGCAGCGATCAATATCGCGTTCGCGAAGCATTCGTGCAGACTGGCAATATCTTCGGGAGTCAGCCGAACGCAAAGTTTTGGGCTGGGGAACGGTACTACCGCAGGCAACATATTGATAGCGACGATTTCTTCCCATTGGATATGAGCGGTTACGGTGGGGACGTAGAGGACCTCGACCTCAAATTTGGCAAGGCGGCGGTGGCTTTCATTGGCGTCGCGCGGCCAGATGTCATCACGCAAAATGACAACCTAGCAACAAGCCACATTGACGCGAGAGTATATGACATCAACGGACCATTGGGCTCTTGGGGTGTCTGGTTCGACTACGCGACCACAAAAGGCGGTCAAATGACAGCCGGTTCCGTCCCAGGTTCATCCGATGTCACAAACATTCCCTCGACTAGCGGCTACGCATATGGGATCCGTCATCAGCGGTTAGAGTGGCACGGAGGCTATCATACGTTCCTGATTCAATACGGTACCGGAGCAGCAAGCAACTTCAGCGGTCACGGTATAGGAACAACAATTCCGACTCCTTCACTTGACACAGCCCGTTCGAGGCAATTCTTAGCCACCGAACAGATTGTTCTGCAGCCAAATGACAAGTTCGCCGTAATGCCCAATGTTTTGTTTCAGCGAATGAGGAACTTGAATACGCAAAACCAATGGCAGCAATGGATCTCATTTGGTGTGAGGCCACAAGTTTTTCTTACTAAGCACCTATCGTTGACAGGTGATTGTGGATTCGACCATACGAATCTTCCAGGCGCTTATGATGGTTGGCTGCGCAAATGCACTTTTGCTCCGCAAATTGATCCGGATCGAAAGTTCTTCGGTCGCCCCGTATTGCGCGCTTTCGTCACATACGCCAACTGGTCAAAGACGTTTCGCGGCCTGGTCGGTGGAGTACCGTTTCAGAACCAAACGAGTGGGTTTACCTATGGTCTCCAAGTCGAACACTGGTGGTAG
- a CDS encoding LLM class flavin-dependent oxidoreductase, which translates to MKKIGFLSFGHWTPSPQSQAQTAADVLLQSIDLAVEAERLGVDGAYFRVHHFAQQLASPFPLLAAVGVRTKKIEISTGVIDMRYENPHYMAEDAGSADLIAGGRLQLGISRGSPEQVIEGWRHFGHSPAAGETVADMGRRHAEKFLDLLGGKGFAQPNPRPMFPNPPGLLRLEPHSDGLRDRIWWGAGSNATAAWAAKLGMNLQSSTLKFDETGEPFHVQQAKQIRVFHAAWKEAGHTRTPRVSISRSIFALVDDRDRAYFGKGGNDGDQFGYIDGPTRAVFGRTYAAEPNVLIEQLKEDEAIAEADTLLLTIPNQLGVAYNAHVLEAILTTVAPALGWR; encoded by the coding sequence ATGAAAAAGATTGGCTTTCTTTCATTCGGCCATTGGACACCTTCTCCACAATCACAAGCACAGACTGCGGCGGACGTGCTGTTGCAGTCCATTGATTTGGCGGTAGAGGCCGAGCGTTTAGGGGTGGACGGAGCTTATTTTCGCGTTCACCACTTCGCTCAACAGCTGGCCTCACCGTTTCCACTGCTCGCGGCGGTGGGGGTCAGAACGAAAAAAATTGAGATCAGCACCGGCGTGATCGATATGAGGTACGAGAACCCTCATTACATGGCGGAGGACGCCGGCTCCGCGGATCTTATCGCTGGCGGACGCCTGCAGCTGGGGATCAGCCGCGGCTCTCCTGAGCAGGTGATCGAGGGCTGGCGCCATTTTGGCCACAGTCCAGCAGCAGGAGAGACCGTCGCAGACATGGGGCGGCGGCATGCCGAGAAATTTCTCGACCTGCTGGGCGGCAAGGGCTTCGCTCAGCCTAACCCTCGCCCGATGTTTCCGAATCCACCAGGTCTGCTGCGGCTTGAGCCGCACTCTGACGGTCTGCGAGACCGTATCTGGTGGGGTGCGGGATCAAACGCAACGGCTGCCTGGGCCGCTAAGCTCGGGATGAATCTTCAATCATCAACACTTAAATTCGACGAGACCGGTGAGCCGTTTCACGTTCAGCAGGCCAAACAGATCCGTGTTTTTCATGCAGCATGGAAGGAGGCCGGTCACACTCGGACTCCGCGCGTGTCAATCAGCCGCAGCATCTTCGCGCTCGTAGACGACCGGGATCGTGCCTATTTTGGTAAAGGTGGTAATGACGGGGATCAGTTTGGCTACATTGATGGGCCCACAAGGGCAGTCTTCGGCCGGACTTATGCGGCCGAGCCGAATGTGCTGATCGAACAACTCAAGGAGGACGAGGCGATTGCGGAGGCAGATACGCTATTGCTGACGATCCCGAACCAACTAGGCGTTGCCTACAATGCGCACGTACTCGAGGCGATTCTCACAACTGTCGCACCGGCTTTGGGTTGGCGCTAA